One segment of Yersinia kristensenii DNA contains the following:
- a CDS encoding DedA family protein, with protein MEAYLLHLLTQSLAFTLFVVMLVTFLESLALVGMLLPGTVMMTSVGALIGSGEVGFYSAWAAATVGCLVGDWASYFIGRRFKEPLHRWSFLKKHKSLLAKTEHALHNHSMATVLLGRFIGPARPIVPMVAGMLNLPPVKFALPNVIGCLTWPPVYLFPGILAGVAIDIPPSANSTMFKWLLFAVVVLIWLALWLSWRWWRFGKRSPDRLSKWLPLARLRWVTLLSIIVAIASFVWLHMQPIMPLYRHLLWKVLAG; from the coding sequence ATGGAAGCCTATTTATTACATTTATTGACGCAATCTCTGGCTTTCACGCTATTTGTCGTCATGCTCGTCACTTTTCTCGAATCTTTAGCTTTGGTGGGGATGTTGCTGCCCGGCACGGTCATGATGACCAGTGTAGGCGCGTTGATTGGCAGTGGGGAAGTGGGCTTTTATTCTGCCTGGGCTGCTGCCACTGTAGGCTGTCTGGTGGGGGATTGGGCCTCGTATTTTATCGGCCGCCGCTTCAAAGAGCCGCTGCACCGCTGGTCTTTCTTGAAAAAGCATAAATCGCTGTTGGCGAAAACTGAGCATGCTTTGCATAACCACAGCATGGCAACGGTGCTGCTGGGGCGCTTTATTGGCCCGGCGCGGCCTATTGTGCCGATGGTCGCGGGGATGCTCAATCTGCCGCCAGTGAAATTTGCCTTGCCCAATGTGATTGGTTGCCTGACATGGCCGCCGGTCTATTTATTCCCCGGTATACTGGCTGGTGTCGCCATCGATATTCCGCCGAGTGCCAATAGCACGATGTTTAAATGGCTATTATTTGCGGTGGTGGTGCTGATTTGGCTGGCATTGTGGCTGTCATGGCGCTGGTGGCGCTTTGGTAAACGCAGCCCGGACCGCCTGAGCAAATGGTTGCCTTTGGCCCGCTTGCGCTGGGTGACGCTGCTGTCCATTATCGTGGCGATTGCCAGTTTTGTTTGGCTCCATATGCAGCCCATCATGCCGCTTTATCGCCATTTGTTATGGAAGGTATTAGCGGGCTAA
- the thiB gene encoding thiamine ABC transporter substrate binding subunit, whose amino-acid sequence MFKRMISCLFLLSAAAVAADKPTLTVYTYDSFAADWGPGPSIKKAFEAECDCQLKFVALEDGVSLLNRLRMEGKNSQADVVLGLDNNLVQAAEQTGLFVPSQVDTSDLTLPEKWQNNTFVPYDYGYFAFVYDKNKLKNPPKSLQELVDSQEPWKVIYQDPRTSTPGLGLMLWMQKVYGDQAPQAWQKLAKKTVTVTKGWSEAYGLFLKGEGDLVLSYTTSPAYHLIEEKKDNYAAANFSEGHYLQVEVAGVVASSKQPELAQRFMQFMVTPAFQNHIPTGNWMYPVIKMDLPAGFETLTVPQKALQFDAKDVADNRGKWIQTWQSAVSH is encoded by the coding sequence GTGTTTAAACGCATGATTTCCTGCTTGTTTTTGCTGTCTGCTGCTGCCGTCGCTGCTGATAAACCCACATTGACTGTTTATACCTATGATTCTTTCGCGGCTGATTGGGGCCCCGGGCCGTCGATTAAAAAAGCCTTTGAAGCCGAGTGTGATTGCCAGCTGAAATTTGTAGCACTGGAAGACGGTGTTTCCCTGCTGAACCGCTTGCGGATGGAGGGTAAAAATAGTCAGGCCGATGTGGTGTTAGGCTTAGATAACAATCTGGTTCAAGCGGCAGAGCAAACCGGATTATTCGTGCCGAGTCAGGTAGATACCAGCGACCTAACTTTGCCGGAAAAATGGCAGAATAACACTTTCGTCCCCTACGATTACGGCTATTTTGCTTTTGTGTATGACAAAAACAAACTGAAAAACCCGCCGAAAAGCCTGCAAGAATTGGTCGACAGCCAAGAGCCGTGGAAAGTGATTTATCAAGACCCGCGCACCAGCACACCGGGCCTCGGTTTAATGTTGTGGATGCAAAAAGTCTATGGCGACCAAGCCCCGCAAGCATGGCAAAAATTAGCGAAAAAAACCGTCACCGTGACCAAAGGCTGGAGCGAAGCTTACGGCTTGTTCCTAAAAGGTGAAGGCGATTTAGTGCTGAGCTATACCACTTCTCCGGCTTACCATCTGATTGAAGAGAAGAAAGACAACTATGCCGCGGCCAATTTTAGCGAAGGCCATTATCTGCAAGTGGAAGTGGCCGGTGTGGTGGCGTCCAGCAAACAACCGGAACTGGCGCAGCGCTTTATGCAGTTTATGGTCACCCCTGCATTCCAGAATCATATTCCGACCGGCAACTGGATGTATCCAGTGATCAAAATGGATTTACCGGCTGGATTTGAAACACTCACCGTGCCGCAAAAAGCTTTACAGTTTGATGCAAAAGACGTGGCAGATAATCGCGGTAAATGGATTCAAACATGGCAATCCGCCGTCAGCCATTAA
- the thiQ gene encoding thiamine ABC transporter ATP-binding protein ThiQ, with translation MLKLEKITYLYDHLPMRFDLRIQAGERVAILGPSGAGKSTLLSLIAGFLAPASGRMMLNNQDHTYTPPAQRPVSMLFQENNLFSHLNVEQNIGLGLHPGLKLNHEQKLLLGQIAQQVGLEECLDRLPAQLSGGQRQRAALARCLVRSQPILLLDEPFSALDPALRNEMLQLVENVCENRQLTLLMVSHNLDDAARIAERTLLVVGGRIYYDGPTQALVNGSAPEASVLGIIPL, from the coding sequence ATGCTAAAGCTTGAGAAAATCACCTATTTATACGACCACTTACCGATGCGTTTTGATTTGCGCATTCAAGCCGGTGAGCGGGTGGCTATTCTTGGCCCCAGCGGAGCGGGAAAAAGCACGCTATTGAGCTTGATTGCAGGGTTTTTGGCACCGGCCAGTGGCCGGATGATGCTGAATAATCAAGACCATACCTATACACCGCCGGCCCAAAGACCGGTGTCGATGTTGTTTCAGGAAAATAATCTGTTCTCGCATTTGAATGTCGAACAGAACATTGGGCTGGGTTTGCATCCGGGGCTAAAACTCAATCATGAGCAAAAGTTGCTGCTCGGCCAGATAGCGCAACAAGTGGGATTGGAAGAGTGCCTCGACCGGCTACCGGCGCAGCTTTCCGGCGGCCAACGCCAGCGGGCGGCACTGGCGCGCTGTCTGGTGCGCAGCCAACCCATCCTGCTGCTGGACGAGCCTTTTTCCGCACTAGACCCGGCATTGCGCAATGAAATGCTGCAACTGGTCGAAAACGTCTGCGAAAATCGCCAATTGACCTTGTTGATGGTGTCGCACAATCTGGATGACGCCGCCCGCATTGCCGAGCGCACGTTATTAGTGGTGGGTGGGCGCATTTACTATGACGGCCCCACCCAGGCACTGGTCAACGGCAGTGCGCCGGAAGCCAGTGTGCTGGGGATTATTCCCCTGTAG